Proteins encoded together in one Anaerotignum propionicum DSM 1682 window:
- a CDS encoding helix-turn-helix domain-containing protein produces the protein MNNNSIFEIKDYGKISFHVKEIMDSKELTRSKLAKLANIRFEVADKWYNGNIERMDIDVLTRICFVLDCEISDLMTYTK, from the coding sequence ATGAACAATAACTCAATTTTTGAAATAAAAGATTACGGAAAAATCAGTTTTCACGTAAAAGAAATCATGGACAGCAAAGAATTGACCAGAAGCAAGCTTGCTAAACTTGCCAACATTCGTTTTGAAGTAGCCGATAAATGGTACAACGGAAATATTGAGAGAATGGATATAGATGTTCTTACTCGCATCTGCTTTGTTTTGGATTGCGAAATTTCCGATTTGATGACCTATACAAAATAA
- a CDS encoding SLOG family protein yields MQKKEIALCFSGHRSERLPKSKENLENLKLKIGEEVDRAIKNGTDTFYFGACYGFDLLCAEIVLMRKRVVHISEPKVIKLIAVVPYEEQAKNWNEVNRELYFTTLAQCDEVITLNAKYHQGSFHQRNRYMVDNSRKMICYYDGSKGGTAYTVKYAEKNNVQIINLYES; encoded by the coding sequence ATGCAGAAAAAAGAAATCGCTTTATGTTTTAGCGGTCACAGAAGCGAAAGGCTTCCAAAAAGTAAAGAAAACCTTGAAAATTTGAAATTAAAAATAGGGGAGGAAGTCGACAGAGCGATTAAAAATGGAACAGACACCTTTTACTTCGGAGCGTGCTATGGATTCGATTTACTGTGTGCAGAAATTGTGCTCATGCGAAAACGAGTAGTACATATTTCAGAGCCAAAAGTAATAAAGCTCATTGCCGTAGTTCCCTATGAAGAACAGGCAAAAAATTGGAACGAGGTGAATCGAGAACTATATTTCACAACTCTCGCTCAGTGTGATGAGGTCATTACCCTAAATGCAAAATATCATCAAGGTTCTTTTCACCAGAGAAACCGATATATGGTGGACAATAGCAGAAAAATGATATGCTACTACGATGGCAGTAAAGGTGGCACAGCATACACCGTAAAATATGCAGAGAAAAATAATGTGCAAATAATAAACCTATACGAATCTTAA